In Choloepus didactylus isolate mChoDid1 chromosome 6, mChoDid1.pri, whole genome shotgun sequence, one DNA window encodes the following:
- the TBRG1 gene encoding transforming growth factor beta regulator 1 gives MSLLGGLASSPRAQLPSSKARMKKLPKKSQNEKYRLKYLRLRKAAKATVFENAAICDEIARLEEKFLKAKEERRYLLKKLLQLQALTEGETQAAAPSHSSSLPLTYGVASSVGTIQGAGPISGPSTGAEEPFGKKSKKEKKEKGKENNKLEVLKKTSKKKKMEGGARKLVQPIALDPSGRPVFPIGLGGLTVYSLGEIITDRPGFHDESAIYPVGYCSTRTYASMKCPDQKCLYTCQIKDGGVQPQFEIVPEDDPQNAIVSSSAEACHAELLKTISATMGKLMPNLLPSGADFFGFSHPTIHNLIQSCPGARKCVNYQWVKFDVCRPGDGQLPEGLPENDATMSFEAFQRQTFDDDQNDPILPGSLDLPELQPAAFVSSYQPMFLTHEPLVDTHLQHLKSPSQCSPTQSSE, from the exons ATGAGCCTGCTGGGCGGCCTCGCTTCCTCGCCACGGGCCCAGCTGCCGTCCTCCAAGGCCAGGATGAAAAAGCTCCCGAAGAAGAGTCAGAACGAGAAGTACAGGCTGAAGTACCTGCGGCTGCGGAAAGCGGCCAAAGCCACGGTGTTT gaaaatgCTGCTATCTGTGATGAAATTGCTCGCCTTGAAGAAAAATTTcttaaagcaaaagaagaaagaag GTACTTACTAAAGAAGCTCCTCCAGCTTCAGGCTCTAACTGAAGGGGAAACACAGGCTGCAGCTCCTTCTCACAGCTCCAGTTTGCCCCTGACTTATGGTGTGGCCAGCTCAGTGGGAACTATACAGGGAGCTGGGCCCATTTCTGGACCCAGCACTGGGGCTGAGGAACCGTTTGGGAAGAAatccaagaaggagaaaaaagaaaaaggcaaagagaaCAACAAATTGGAAG TTCTGAAGAAAAcatccaagaaaaagaaaatggagggagGTGCTCGCAAGCTGGTTCAGCCCATTGCCCTGGATCCCTCAGGACGGCCTGTGTTCCCCATCGGACTGGGGGGTCTAACAGTATATAGCCTGGGGGAG ATCATCACCGACCGGCCTGGCTTCCATGATGAGAGTGCCATCTACCCCGTGGGCTACTGCAGTACCCGGACGTATGCCAGCATGAAGTGCCCAGACCAGAAGTGTCTGTATACCTGTCAGATCAAGGATGGTGGTGTGCAGCCTCAG TTTGAAATTGTTCCTGAAGATGACCCCCAGAATGCCATCGTCAGCTCTTCTGCAGAGGCTTGTCATGCAGAACTCCTCAAGACCATAAGTGCTACCAT GGGAAAACTAATGCCCAACCTACTTCCATCTGGAGCTGACTTTTTTGGGTTTTCTCATCCAACCATCCACAACCTGATCCAGAGTTGTCCAGGAGCTCGAAAATGTGTCAA TTACCAGTGGGTGAAGTTTGACGTCTGCAGACCTGGAGATGGGCAGCTCCCTGAGGGACTTCCAGAGAATGATGCAACTATGAGCTTTGAGGCCTTTCAGAGACAGACCTTTGATGACGATCAGAATGATCCCATTCTGCCAG GATCCTTGGACCTCCCAGAGCTTCAGCCTGCAGCCTTTGTGTCTTCTTACCAGCCCATGTTCCTGACACACGAACCCTTGGTAGACACTCACCTGCAGCATTTGAAGTCTCCATCACAGTGCAGCCCAACTCAGTCTTCAGAATGA